A genomic window from Montipora capricornis isolate CH-2021 chromosome 8, ASM3666992v2, whole genome shotgun sequence includes:
- the LOC138060171 gene encoding uncharacterized protein, with product MGTKTAVSFANIFMAEIETNLMQQNNTKPREWKRYIDDVFSLWDCNRNEVERFIEQANTFHPTIKFTAEISENEIIFLDTVVFKGERFIIESILDIKTHYKPTETFQYTHFTSCHPPGVKRGFIKGEGIRLLRTNSSKTTFEECLTNFKRRLEARGYPKNYIESSLSEVTFDSRQSALNQQKHKTAERILPFVTTYHPAVKKLKEIVMENWSFIENQPLLKTIFTNPPIISYKRGKSLKDMFVRAKL from the coding sequence ATGGGCACAAAAACAGCAGTGTCTTTTGCAAATATATTCATGGCGGAGATAGAGACAAATTtaatgcaacaaaacaataccaaGCCAAGAGAATGGAAACGTTATATTGATGACGTTTTCTCCCTTTGGGACTGTAATAGGAATGAAGTGGAACGTTTCATTGAACAGGCTAACACATTCCACCcaacaataaaattcacggCCGAAATATCAGAGAACGAAATCATTTTCCTGGATACAGTGGTATTCAAAGGAGAGAGATTCATAATAGaatccatcctagacatcaaaaCTCACTACAAGCCGACGGAAACCTTTCAATATACCCATTTTACCTCTTGCCATCCTCCGGGTGTAAAAAGAGGCTTTATCAAAGGCGAAGGAATAAGACtgcttagaacaaactcttcaaaaacaacatttgaagagtgCCTCACAAACTTTAAACGACGCCTCGAAGCACGCGGGTATCCAAAAAACTATATAGAAAGTTCCCTGTCAGAGGTCACCTTTGACTCAAGACAATCGGCTCTTAATCagcaaaaacataaaactgcagagagaatattgccttttgtcactacATACCACCCTGCGGTAAAGAAACTTAAAGAAATCGTGATGGAAAACTGGAGTTTCATAGAAAACCAGCCtctgctgaaaacaatttttacaaatcctccgatcatatcttacaaaagaggtaaatctctaaaaGACATGTTTGTAAGAGCAAAACTATAA